One segment of Setaria viridis chromosome 4, Setaria_viridis_v4.0, whole genome shotgun sequence DNA contains the following:
- the LOC117851279 gene encoding transcription termination factor MTEF18, mitochondrial gives MRIRAYPCLSSRRPGRRRSAMIHLRKRILSHLLRPPSPVSAAHISPLFSPHRLLSATKCVAPNPFAIEDYLVSTCGLTREQALKSSKWISHLKHPSNPDAVLAFLSDLGLSRAEVATVVAKDPRVLCADVGRTLAPRVAELADLGLSRPDIARLFILGQNHFRHSSLRLNLEFWISVFGSLDQFLQALKINGALLSKSIEKVAKPNLALLEECGISVSDVTNPNAFLYRMLTTSPKHLQEALTRVHEFGIHPSSSAFSRGLRTFAVLSSEKLTKNIQLLEKLGWSRDAISLAVRREPTILGLTEERVRRSLEFLIGDVGLKIPYIARMPALMNYSIDRRLLPRNCLMNFLKAKGLFSAEFSFFSIATISNEKFLHKYVRPYEESFPGLAAAFASSCAGKHQWEQLYETTCKKRNS, from the coding sequence ATGCGTATAAGAGCATACCCTTGCTTATCCTCCCGCcggccaggccgccgccgcagcgccatGATCCACCTCCGGAAGCGCATCCTCTCCCACCTCCTTCGGCCCCCATCCCCCGTCTCTGCCGCCCACATATCCCCGCTCTTCTCTCCCCACCGCCTCCTGTCCGCCACCAAATGCGTCGCCCCAAACCCCTTCGCCATCGAGGACTACCTCGTCTCCACCTGCGGCCTCACCCGAGAGCAGGCCCTCAAGTCGTCGAAGTGGATCTCCCACCTCAAGCACCCCTCCAACCCCGACGCGGTCCTCGCCTTCCTCTCGGACCTCGGCCTCTCCCGCGCCGAGGtcgccaccgtcgtcgccaAGGACCCCAGAGTCCTCTGCGCCGACGTGGGGAGAACCCTCGCCCCCCGCGTCGCCGAGCTCGCCGACCTCGGGCTGTCGCGTCCCGACATCGCGCGCCTCTTCATTCTTGGCCAAAACCACTTCCGCCACAGCTCGCTCCGCCTCAATCTTGAATTTTGGATCTCGGTCTTTGGCTCCCTCGACCAGTTCCTGCAGGCGCTCAAAATTAACGGGGCTCTCCTCAGCAAAAGCATCGAGAAGGTGGCCAAGCCCAACTTGGCACTCCTTGAGGAATGCGGTATAAGTGTTTCTGATGTCACCAACCCCAACGCCTTCTTGTATCGGATGCTCACCACGAGCCCCAAGCACCTGCAGGAGGCCCTGACACGCGTTCATGAGTTTGGAATCCACCCGAGCTCGTCAGCATTCTCCCGCGGGCTTAGAACATTTGCGGTCCTTAGCAGTGAGAAGCTCACCAAGAATATACAGCTGTTGGAGAAGCTTGGATGGTCAAGGGATGCTATATCATTAGCAGTGAGGAGGGAACCAACTATACTGGGTTTGACTGAGGAAAGGGTTCGGAGAAGCTTGGAATTCCTGATAGGGGATGTCGGATTGAAGATACCATACATCGCACGAATGCCAGCACTGATGAATTATAGCATTGACCGTCGGCTATTGCCACGGAACTGTCTGATGAATTTTCTCAAGGCGAAGGGGTTGTTCAGTGCCGAATTCAGCTTCTTTTCTATTGCTACTATAAGCAATGAGAAATTTCTGCATAAATATGTCCGTCCTTACGAGGAGAGTTTtcctggccttgctgctgcttttgcttCTAGCTGCGCTGGAAAACACCAATGGGAACAACTATATGAGACAACATGCAAAAAGAGAAATAGTTGA
- the LOC117851694 gene encoding LOW QUALITY PROTEIN: transcription termination factor MTEF18, mitochondrial (The sequence of the model RefSeq protein was modified relative to this genomic sequence to represent the inferred CDS: deleted 1 base in 1 codon): protein MNHLRRLTTPTPLLSTRRYLLTSHYPHLPPLTLSLHRLLSATAASPSPKPFAVEEYLVSTCGLTRAQALKASKQLAHLRSPSKPDAVIAFLSALGLARPDIAALVAADPRFLCASVEKTLAPRITELSDLGLSRAQIARLVPLARTAFRSSTLGHSLGFWLPVMGSFEKVLTFLRLKCNILGSDIEKVIKPNMALLQQYGIHVGNFPNSFLPVVMTRPPEHVQAAMTRISKFGFRQDSGMFAIALEVFAIHSQEKIDEKIRTLEMFGWSQDDVLMTVRKMPHLLNMSKERLQRNLEFLARDVGLEIPYIAQRPVLVMYSLDRRLVPRHHLIKILIAKGLLSDKFDLYSAFALSEKKFLDRFIHPYEHMVPGLAGAYASSCAGKAPMGLLSDVTKWN, encoded by the exons ATGAACCACCTCCGACGCCTCACTACCCCCACCCCCCTCCTCTCCACACGACGCTATCTCCTCACTAGTCACTACCCCCACCTCCCTCCTCttactctctctctccaccgcctcctctccgccaccgccgcctccccttcccccAAACCCTTCGCCGTCGAGGAGTACCTCGTCTCCACCTGCGGCCTCACGCGCGCGCAGGCCCTCAAGGCGTCGAAGCAGCTCGCTCACCTCAGGTCCCCCTCAAAGCCCGACGCCGTCATCGCCTTCCTCTCCGCGCTGGGCCTCGCGCGCCCCGACATCGCGGCCCTCGTCGCCGCGGACCCGCGCTTCCTCTGCGCCAGCGTGGAGAAAACCTTGGCTCCCCGCATCACCGAGCTCAGCGACCTCGGCCTCTCGCGGGCGCAGATCGCGCGCCTCGTCCCGCTCGCCCGCACTGCCTTCCGCAGCAGCACCCTCGGCCACAGCCTCGGCTTCTGGCTCCCGGTCATGGGCTCCTTTGAGAAGGTACTCACGTTTCTCAGGCTGAAATGCAACATCCTCGGAAGTGACATCGAGAAGGTGATCAAGCCCAACATGGCCCTCCTCCAGCAGTACGGAATACATGTGGGTAATTTCCCCAATTCATTCCTGCCCGTGGTGATGACCAGGCCCCCTGAGCACGTCCAGGCCGCCATGACGCGCATCAGTAAATTTGGGTTCAGGCAGGACTCAGGGATGTTCGCCATAGCGCTTGAGGTGTTTGCAATCCACAGCCAGGAGAAGATTGATGAGAAAATCAGGACCCTTGAAATGTTTGGCTGGTCTCAGGACGATGTGCTGATGACTGTGAGGAAGATGCCACATTTACTGAACATGTCGAAGGAAAGGTTACAGAGGAATTTGGAATTCTTGGCCAGGGATGTTGGGCTGGAGATACCGTACATTGCTCAAAGGCCAGTGCTGGTTATGTATAGCCTTGACCGCCGGTTGGTACCGCGCCATCATTTGATCAAGATTCTCATTGCAAAGGGATTGCTTAGTGATAAGTTTGACTTATATTCTGCATTTGCCCTCTCTGAGAAGAAGTTCCTGGACAGGTTCATCCATCCTTACGAGCATATGGTTCCAGGCCTTGCTGGTGCTTACGCTTCTAGCTGTGCTGGAAAAGCA CCCATGGGCTTACTATCTGATGTGACAAAATGGAACTAG